From the genome of Thermoproteales archaeon:
CTCTGATTTAGGATTCTTAATTTTATTAGAAATAGGGGTTCAGGTTTAATAACCTTAAAATTTTTTATTTTAACCCATACTTCGTTATCAAGACAGAATTTAATTATCGGATCGCTAAAAAACATTACCCTTCTATTAATCTTCTCGTCCAAAATTAAATCTAGATATAAGTAAAATAGTTTATACATTGGATACTTCCTACTTTCCTCTTCGCTTAGTAGTTTCCCAGATTCTCTGTCGAAAATCTTAAAAAACCTAAAATTTAAGGGAGTATAGCCTATTTGAATTAGTTTTTTAGTAATGTTGTCGAGTTTAGAAGCTCTAATTCCTAAGTCGATATCTTTCGAGCCAATATAGTCTATTTTTTTCCATTCTCTATATACTTGGTTAACTAGAAGATGGGCAGCCCAGCCTCCTATTATTAAAGCATCATTACACAATTCTTTCCAGACAATATTTAATTCTCTTGCTGAAATTTTCGTTATTTCCCTATATTCTTTTACCAGCATCCAACCACCTTCGGAATAGTTTCAACCCTATATCAGCATAAACACCTAAAGCTATAATATCAGCTGATAACTGAGGAATACTAACTATTTTCCAGCCTTTCAACAGCCAAGATCCCTGAAGAATAGCTTTGTCATAAGGATAAATTCGGACATATCCTATCCCTGCCCTACCTATTTTCAATAACCTCTCCTTCAAGTCTAGGAACCTTTTTTCATCTATGTAGACGATTAATGGTTTACCAGGAGTTTCTCCTTGAATCAACATCTCCGCATAAGGTCCTGAAATCGCGTAATCTTTCAATACTTTCCTAAGTCTATCAGGTATTAACAAGTCTAATATTAGCGGATTTAACCTCTCGAAAATATATCGTTTAAACTCGCCCCATTTTCTAATAAGCATGTCATAATTCACATAAATTTTCCCAGAAATCCATACCACTCCTTCGCTCTCTAATTCTTTTAATACTTTAAAAACATAAGATTTGGCAAGCCCAGTTTCCCTTGAAAGCTCAGAAATATTTAATCCCTCCTTAAAACACAAAGCTCTGAAAATTCTTTCTTTTTTAATAGGAAGCTTCATAAAATATTGTTCTCTATGTTCTCTTATAAATGTGTCGATTAGAGAACAAATAGAAAAATATCATATCTATGAAGCAGATGCATTATAGATAATCACACGAAACATATTAATGCTGTTCAGTTCTTCATAGGAGATGAAAAGCAACACGATATAGCTTCTAAAGAAAAATAAATAGTTTTTATTTAGGTAATTAAGGAGGGAACGTTATATTTCCTATATATTTATGTACTTATATTGATTTGAAAATCAAACATTAAGTTAAGGCAAGAGTGAGAGAAATGCATGTATGTATCGTCTATGATACGAAGCAGGAGAAGGGAGCTACAAAACAAATTGTGGAATGGATGATGGAAGAATTGAAAACTATCAGTGATATAAGGGTTGATGTAAAAAGGCCTTGGGAAGTTGAAAATTTTGATTACGATCTTTTCGTCGTAGGATCCCCCATATACTGGGAAAAGCCCATGAAAAGCATAGTTAATTTTCTCTCTTTTAATAGAGACAATCTTAAAAACAGAAAAGTCGCAGTATTCATTTTATGTTTGGCTGAAGCTTTTGGAAAATACACAAAAGGCTATATTGAAGCGCAATATTTAAAGCCCCTAGAAAAAGAAGTTTTGAATTCTTTAATTGAAAGCGGCGTATTTAGAGGATGGTTAAGAAATCCAGACTACAGGCAAAAGCAAATATGTTCAAAGTGGATAAGAAAGGTTATTGAGAAAGCGAAAGCCGCTAAGAGAGAATCTATAACAAATGGAGTGGTAGCATTATGAAAGAAAGAGGTTATTATAAAGATTATTTTAGTCATAACTCTTATTTTCAAATTCTTTAAAACGTTCCTCGTTTTTCTTCATTTTCTCTAAATATTCCTTGCCAAGATCTCTCTTAAATAACTCTTCAGAAGCTTTTAGAACACATATAAAAATATCCACAAGTTCTTCATAAAGACTATTCAATTCTTTTTCAGAAGGAAGCTCCCTATGAGACTTAAATCGTCTCGTAATTTTTTACGAAATTGCAAAATTTTCCTATTTCACCTGCTAAAGCTACAGCTAAATAATTTAAAGCTTCTATTTTTATGGTCACGCAAATTGCTCCAGTCTCATCCGTGTCTTCTATCAAACTCTCTCTGGTACCTGGCTAGCTTTCTTAAATCCATACTACAATCATTTTCGAACAGATTTATTATTGTTATTTCCTACGGGAGAGGTAGAGGTCCTACTGCAAGCATATTATGCTACAGTTTCAAAAAATGGTGCAGTAAGGACAAATAGCTACCGCCTTTACGTATCCTAACATTGTCAACACAGGTGCATGGTCTATAAGGCATTGATAACGACATAATACTATATAAAGTATCTTAGTATATTCAATAATGAGGGACGAAATTGAATATCCAATTTAATATCGAGAAATTGAAAAAGCGCTTAAAGAAGCTATATGCTAAATATAAGTATCTCTACGTGGTTCTATTTGGTTCATATGCTACGGGGCATGTTAAGAGCTACAGTGACTTAGATTTAGCAATAATGTTTGAAAACGAGATAGATTGCTTAAGTAAAGCACTAGATGTAGCCATGGATTTAGAAGAAGATATGGGAGTAAGGATAGATGTTGTCCCGTTAAATATAGCAGATACAATCCTAAAATACGAAGTCTATGGCAGAGGAATTCTCTTATTTTGTTCTAATAAAAGCAGGTTTATTGATGATAAGATCAATGCTATAGATGAGTATTTAGATTTCTCATATCATTTTGAAAAATTTTATAGAAAAACTGTTAGGGAGATAACCAATGCCGTCACCGGGAGTAAAAGCTAGAATAAATAGGTTTTGGAGAGCGGTAAAAAGGTTACAGTATTTTAAAAACTATAATAGAGAAGAGTTTGTGTTAAATGAAGATTTAATAGATTCCTGTGAACGTAATCTTCAAGTAGCTATCGAAGCTTTAATCGATGTAGGTGAGGCTTTAATATCCAATCTAGATTGGAGAACTCCTAAATCTTACCGTGAAATAGGAGTCATCCTTAAAGAAAACGGAGTTTTAACTAATAGTGACTTAAAATATTTCGTGAAACTTGTTAAAATTAGAAACATTCTGATTCATAACTATGTGTATATTAGTCCTGAAAGAGTATATGAGATTACGAGGAAGTACACTACAATCCTTACGGTCCTAATGAAGAAAATAATCAATTTTATGAATAGAGCAGGAATTGATCCTTAAATAACTTTGATTCAGAAGTACAAAAAACATTTTACTCCCCGTTCAGGGGCGACTTCTATTTTCTCCACCGACTTAAATAAGTCTAATTTTTATTTATATGCTATCCAAACCAGCCGCCTAACTCCGCGCTCTACTAAATCCGTTAAATCGAAATTTCTAACATTTATTATTCCGTGATTGGCGAAAACATAGAGAATTTTGAAACCCATCGTCTTTAGCATACTCTTTAATATGTGTGGAGGATAAATAGTGAGGATAAGCTTTAACTTAGCCTTGTAGATATTTTCTAAAACCAGCTTGTTTTCTTTGTCAGAGAAATAGCCGAAAGAAGTATACCAATTTAGTACGACATCGAACTCTGCGCTATAGTCTATCCTTCTCATATCTCCCACTTTATAAAAATTCTCAAAATTCTTATTCTTCTCTTTAGCTAGCCTGATTAATTCTCTGCTTGAATCAACTCCGTAAATTTCAAATCCATTTTCTCTCAAGAACTTATGATGTCTTCCCACTCCACAAGCTAAATCCAGTATCTTCTTATACTTGACTCCGAGTTTTTTCTCGGCAAGTCGTGGCTTGTACTAATTTGGGAGACCATGTTTTGCGACGCTTTTCACTGCTTATGATTTTTACCAAGTATATTTCAAATTTCTTGATTTATCTTATCCAGTTTTTGAGATGTAAAAAGTAGAATTAAATTTTTGTCTAAGTTTTATATTAAATTGAGTTTTCTTAAAGGTATTTTTAAAATTTTAGGAGCCATGCTTTTATTAATTAAATCCTTTACCTCTTTTATGCTCATCCATTTAGCGTCGGAGGCATCAGAGCCTGCTTTTAATTTGCCGCCAACAGGATATGCCAGATAGTTTATTATAATAAAGTGGTAAACAGGTTGCTTATTATTATAAATTATCAAGTCAAAAGTGCACACATGGGAAAGAATCCTTATT
Proteins encoded in this window:
- a CDS encoding MarR family transcriptional regulator translates to MKLPIKKERIFRALCFKEGLNISELSRETGLAKSYVFKVLKELESEGVVWISGKIYVNYDMLIRKWGEFKRYIFERLNPLILDLLIPDRLRKVLKDYAISGPYAEMLIQGETPGKPLIVYIDEKRFLDLKERLLKIGRAGIGYVRIYPYDKAILQGSWLLKGWKIVSIPQLSADIIALGVYADIGLKLFRRWLDAGKRI
- a CDS encoding NUDIX hydrolase, with protein sequence MKAVVPGVSAIIVDNVRKIDKIVMVQREHEPWKGKWVIPGGRIEFGEKIYTALKREVYEETNLRIRILSHVCTFDLIIYNNKQPVYHFIIINYLAYPVGGKLKAGSDASDAKWMSIKEVKDLINKSMAPKILKIPLRKLNLI
- a CDS encoding DUF86 domain-containing protein; translation: MPSPGVKARINRFWRAVKRLQYFKNYNREEFVLNEDLIDSCERNLQVAIEALIDVGEALISNLDWRTPKSYREIGVILKENGVLTNSDLKYFVKLVKIRNILIHNYVYISPERVYEITRKYTTILTVLMKKIINFMNRAGIDP
- a CDS encoding nucleotidyltransferase domain-containing protein, with protein sequence MNIQFNIEKLKKRLKKLYAKYKYLYVVLFGSYATGHVKSYSDLDLAIMFENEIDCLSKALDVAMDLEEDMGVRIDVVPLNIADTILKYEVYGRGILLFCSNKSRFIDDKINAIDEYLDFSYHFEKFYRKTVREITNAVTGSKS
- a CDS encoding class I SAM-dependent methyltransferase — its product is MGRHHKFLRENGFEIYGVDSSRELIRLAKEKNKNFENFYKVGDMRRIDYSAEFDVVLNWYTSFGYFSDKENKLVLENIYKAKLKLILTIYPPHILKSMLKTMGFKILYVFANHGIINVRNFDLTDLVERGVRRLVWIAYK